A stretch of DNA from Caretta caretta isolate rCarCar2 chromosome 24, rCarCar1.hap1, whole genome shotgun sequence:
GACAACAAGCACCTACTGAAGCCCTGGGACACCAAGAAGGtgggtgtgggagtcctggggaggGACGGCGCTGCTCTTGGGGGAGTCCAGGGGGGATGCCCCAGTGGGTCCCTGGTACTAGTGAGGGGTATGTGGCGGTGGGAGGGCTCcccgcggggcggggctgggcctgtatgatggggtgggaggtcccggggtggggagtggggccgTGCCGCTCCCAGTGCCCGCACAGTTCATCTTGGCTGGTGCTGCGGGTGCCTGCCTCTGGCGTCCGGAGTGTTGCAATGTGTGTTCACCTCTCTCCTGGCCAGAAACTGCCGGCCACCTGTGCTGGtcggggggcggggtgagggcgGCGGGAGGTGAATGCCCTGCCCAGGCTCACCCCCACTCTCTGTCTCTGATTTCCTAGCTCTCATCGTCCTCGGCCAGGCCCAGGTCCTGCGAAGTCCCCGGAATCCAGTAAGTCCCGTGCCCGGGTGTGTGATGGTGCCATTGTAGTCCTGCTGCAGAGATCTCCCAGCACCTCGCACGTTGCTCGGCCCCTCGGGGCAGAGTCTGGGGGTTCTCGTCTCCCTTTCACCTgtgggggggaaactgaggcacagggacttGCCCAAAGCAACAGAAGTGAGTCCATGGCGGAGCAGGGAACAGAACTAGGAGTCTTGCCTCCCAGTCCTCTGTTCGCTCACTAGGCCAcactccctcccggagctgggcccagaatccaggagtcctgattcccagtccccatCTCTGACTCTGGGTGCTCGGGAGCGTCGTCTTTGCTGAGCAgtgtctctctttctttcagtATCTTTCCGTCCCCCGATCAGCCTGCCAACGTCCCACTCATCCCCACCGCCCTGAACACAGGCGGTTCCCTCCCCGACCTCACCAGCCtgcacttcccctccccactgcccacccCCCTGGACCCCGACGAGTCGAACTACCCCAGCCTGAGCGGAGGGAGCAGCACCGGTAACCTGGCCAACACCATGACGCACCTGGGCATCAGCAGCGGCATGGGACTTGGGACGGGCTACGGCTCCGCAGGtgagggctccgggctgctgcCTGGCCTCCTGGCAGAGGCACAGCAGTCGTGCTGCCCAGAAGAGGAGTCAACCTGTGGCCGTGTGGGCAAGGGCTGCATAGGACTCCTGCTGGGCTCCTTCCTCCTCAGAGCCCAGTGCTGAGGATGGGACATCAGCCGGGCCGCCCAGGCCCATGGGACTTAGCCAGGGCTGAGTTTGCCCCTCAGTCTCCGCTTGGCCAAGGGTGGTGGGTGTCTCGGATCCCCgcggagcagtgctggggggatgagcaggccccgGGGGTCCCTGAGCATGTGCTcggagggagctgctggtgctgggaggtCGGGGGGGATTGGGGCTGCAGCCTGGATGTTACTGAGCAGCTGCAGCGGGGTCTGGTGATTCTGCACCTCCAGCAAGCTCCTGCCTTGCCCCTGTCCCAGGTGGGGACGGAGAATGGGCTGAGCTGggctccttcccctgcagcatctgGACACACAAGAGCCTCTCAGGTCATTTCAGCGTCAGGGTTAGCAGGACAAGAGCTGGGGCATCGTATGAGGGAAGAGCTGAGCCCCCCTCATGGTACGCTCGCCCCCAGGATCCCCAGTGCTTGCCCTGCAGAAGGGAGCTGTCAGGTGAGCAGGACCCGTGCAGCCCAGCCGGAGCTGCGTCCCTCGAGCCAGGCGCCCGCTGGAGGGGGTCTTGGGCCACGATCCGATTCCATtgctgggtttgtttgtttctgttgccGTCTCCATCGTTTTGGTCTCCCCCCCCTTCCATCCCGCCCAGGGGGCGGAGCCTCGTCTCGTGCTGATTGCCATGGGTAACGGtggtgtctcttttttttttgtccccacAGGACTTACCTCACCTATGCAGAGCTCCCTGAGTAACCCCGCCCTGCAGTCCTCGCTTAGCAATCCCAACCTGCAGGCCTCCCTGCGCTCCCAGTCGCTGCAGTCCTCCCTTAGCAACCCCTCCCTGCAGTCCTCCCAGAGCAgctcctccatcccctcctccatGAGCAACCagtccctgccctcctccctcagCACCCCCtcgctcccctcctccctcagcaCCCCCtcgctcccctcctccctcagcaGCCAGTCCATGCAGTCCTCGCCCAGCAACCCCAGCCTGCAGGCCAGCTTTAGCAGCTCCTCCTACTCCCCCCTGGTGCAGGCGTCCATTAACACGTCGCCCCGCCGAAgggccccgctcagccccctcACCCTCCCAATGGGCGGCGACTCGAGAAGGCAGCACCCCAAACAGTTCTCACCAACAATGTCACCCACATTGTCCTCCATCACCCAGGTATGCATGATCCATCATCATGGGCTGCCCTCGCCTCTTTCAGTTCCTCCTGTTGTCCTGTTTTTGCCATCCTCATCTCAGTGGGAGGCTGGGAGCCGTAGGGCAGGGAGCTGGCGCCAGGCGATGCCCCGGCCCCTCGCGGGTCCCTGCTCCATGGGGTGCTCGGAGAAGTCGGAGATGATTGTGTGAATTCATCAGATCATTGTGTGAATTCATTCATagggctgggctgggtgctgcacagatgGTCCGCGGTCGACAGacaagtcagagggtggggaaagggaagccTTGTTCTCCCTAGTCACAGCCTGGGAACCAAGGCCCAGAGAGATGCACTgaccagcccagggagctgggagcaggaccCTCCTGTCCCgaatcccagctcttccactggccCTGTGGGCCTGAGGTAGTCTCCAGCTGGCTTGAAGGGAGCCAGTCTAGCTGGGAGCCAGTCTGGAGGGTCTCGGTCCTAGGGCACAGCAACCCCCCTGTCGGGCCAAGCCGTGCAGGGaggcagccccaggggcctgagcgTGCTCTGGGACAGGGCCCTCagctggggcggggccgggaATCGGGGAAGCCGCAGCTGCTTGGGGCGCGGAAGATTCAACATGGTGCTGGGTGTGAAGGCTTCTCTGGttgctgccccctgctcctgAGGCAGACGGGGGCCGGCACGCTCTCCCCAGCCACAGGCGCTAGCAGTAGGGCGACGGCTGGGCTGCGCCCCAGGAACCAGGCTTctgcgggctgtgggggggtgCACAGAACTCGGCTCCAGCTGGGCCCTGGGGCAGCAtggcctcctgctgctgccaggctgGGGAGTAGCACGGTGCCCTGGGGACGGGGTAGAAATACCCTGCAGTGGGGTTGGAGGTAGGGGGGGTCTCCCTCTGCACGTGGATCTAAGCACAGACCTCCCCACAGAGGGAAGTGGCAGGGGTTGATGGGATCCAGGGACCTCGATCCTTGTGTCCCTGGAGATTGGTCTCGGCTAGGGCGTTCTTAATTCTGCCTCTCCTGAGCTTCCTCCCCCGAGTCTTGCCGGGATGGTCTGATGCCCCAAGCGAACGCACTTCTAGGCAGGGGAGGGAAACGGATgcatttccctcccctgcccacccacAGATGGCTGGCCAGAAAAGTGAAGCCCGGATTATCTGTCAGGTGCAGGGGGTGTATTTGCACAATTAGCcggtggaactctctgccacaggaTCTCATTGAGTCCCAAGATATAAGGGGGTAGACCTATCCAAGGACCTTGAGAACATCCCTAGTCCTGGTGGAGGGTAGGGAACAAGAGGAAGGCTCAGCACCCTCCTGGTTGGGCCTCGAACAGACAGGCCTGGGGCTCCTTCACCTCAGAAGGGtccctgaagcagctggtgctgatgACTCAGGGACAGGAGAGTGGGCCAGCATCTCGCTCCAGAGGTGGGGGCCGGGTGGTGTCTTGCAAATAGCCTTGCAGTTTAGAAGGAGTGGGACCCCTGGGCCTGATCCCTGCCAGCCTTGGTGCCTGGCTGTAACCCTTGCCGTGCTGCGTGTTTGCAGGGCGTGCCATTGGACACCAGCAAGCTGCCAGCCGACCAGAGGCTCCCGCCATACCCCTACAACCAGCCCGGCCTGCTCGTGCAatcccagcagcccctgcagcAAACTCAGAAGCCCCAGCACCAGACGCAGCCAGcccggcagcagcagcccagcgCGCCCACGCAGCGGCCGTACCTCTCGGAGTACCAGCATAATTCCTCACTACAGCAGCAGCTTGGCCAGCCGCTGGGCGACTTCAGTGTGGGCAGTGTGAGTCCCAGCGTGCACTGAGTCTGCGGGgggccctggctcctgcccctggGGCGATAGGAGCAGAGACtctcagggggctggggatgcTCCCGCCAGACGGGCTCCTTCCACGTCACCAGTAACGTAGCCGTTGAGCTGCCCAGGCCTAGCCCACCCCACACCAGCTGTGTTTGGGCCACGCTCCTGGAGTGGCTGCTGATGCCAGCCTGGTTCCCGGCCCTCCAGGCTGCTTCTGGAGTTCTCTCTTTGCCATCTCTAGGCTGCTTTCCCCCAGTCTCTGGCCTTGCCCCCCAGTCAGTGCTGGGATCTCTGGGAGCCATGTTCTGAGCGCCCACCCTGCCCATGACTAGCCTGCGGGGCTCCTGGGGGGAGAGGTTGGTGGCACCATCTCCAGCTCATGGCAAGGGAGGTGGAGTCAGGGTGAGGCAGGACTGGCATGCACCAGCGGGGGGCACAGGCCGTGGGAGCAGGGCAGCCCCCTCTGCAGGTTTGGGATTTCTGTCACACCTGCTGCCGCCCCCCACCGCAGGCGATTCCTCACCTGTGGCCGCAGACGCCGAGGGGTAGAGGAGGCTGCCGGGTTGATTGGTCCCTGCAGCGCGTTCCTCTAAATcagtctccaacctttttacacgcaagatcactttttgaatttaagggcaacccaggatctaccccgccccttccctgagaccctgccccttccccaaagccctgccccattcactccacaccccccagcccccatcactcgctctccccaccctcactcactttcactaggctggagtagggggttagggtttgggagggggtgcgagctctgggctggagtcgagggctttgcagtgtgggagggggttctgggctgagcctggggcagtgttggagtgcaggagggggcggggggtgcaagctctgggagggagtttgggtgcagaagggggctggggcagagtgttggggtgcaagggaggtacagggtgctggctccgggaggggagtcagggctggggcttggggtgaaggagggggtatggggtgctggctctgggagggggctcagggctggggcttggggtgcaggaaggagtttggggtgctggctctgggaggaggctcagggctggggcttggggtgcaggaaggagtttggggtgctggctctgggagggggctcagggctggggcttggggtgcaggaaggagtttggggtgctggctccgggagggggctcagggctggggcttggggtgcaggaaggagtttggggtgctggctccgggagggggctcagggctggggcttggggtgcggccTTTTGCCGGGCAGCACTTATCTCCAGTGGCTCCTGGCTGGTGGTGGAGTgtggctgccgctaaggcaggctccctgcctaccccagccccatgccGCTCCTGGCAGGGGCCAGCGTGCCCCTGTGACCCCTGTAGGGGGCGGGCAACgtgtggctctgcacgctgcccctctctgcaagcactggGCCAATTCTCTGCAagcattcccggccaatgggagctgcggaggtggtgcttgcaggcaggagcagcactgggagggagacGCCCGCCCTCCACCTGCAGGGCTGTGTTGGCCACTTCCGGGGGcggcgtggggctggggcaggcagggagcctgtctcagTGGCAGCCCCACTGTGCCGCCGGAGATCGCGATCGACTGGGAGATGCTCTAGGATCGACCCGTCGGTCACCACTGCTCTGAGACGTTCTCCTTTtggcccaggaatcctggctcccagtgccgtCTCTGCCCACGGAGCGGCTGCCGGGGCCCTTCTCCTGGGCGAGTCACTGAGTCCCCCGCCTCGTCTCTCCCTGCAGTTAGAGCAGTTCAGCATGGGCGAGAGCCCCCCGGGCAGCTTCCCGCTCAACCACAACGCCTTCCCCGAGGACCTGGGTGCCTTAAACTACCACTCGGCAGAGAGCCTGGGCTTCTCGGCCAGCGGCAGCAGCTTCCACGAGCCCCATCTCCTCAGCCGGCAGAACCTGAGCAACTGCAGCCGCCATGGGCCCATCCCCAACATCGTCCTCACAGGTGCGTGGGTGCGGGAGcgcgctgccctgccctgcctccagcgtGTCGCAGGcgctgggcctgggctggggtgcaccccggctcaggggctgggcactgTCCCCTCCGGACCACCAAGCGCTGTGGGGCCCCCTGGCACCGTGCGGATTGCGCGGTGGAGCGAGTTTgctgggtctcagcccagtttGCGGGGGGACGGGCGCCCCCGGCCCAAAGACTATCCCGGCTGGCCTCCGGTCAGCAGCCAGTAGCAGGGCCACGCACAGCATGGGTCATGGAGGCCAGGCCCCCCTTACGTGGTTCCTCCAGGGCTGGGCTGAGGTTCCTGGGCAGTGGGTAGGAGGAGTTCGCCCTGCTAGTGGAATGCTGCTGGGAGCCAGCTGGGAGGGTGGCTGTGCTTTGCAGAAGGAAAACTGCTCCCACTTCCCAGGGCCCCCCAGGATGCTAGGCCCCCCCCGCCGGCAGGATGGGCTCTCCTGgctgccccaccaccacacacc
This window harbors:
- the CRTC2 gene encoding CREB-regulated transcription coactivator 2 isoform X1 is translated as MAASGSGAGAGAGPGSSAGASNPRKFSEKIALQKQRQAEETAAFEEVMMEIGSTRLQAQKLRLAHSRGPYYSGSLPNVNQIGSSVSEFQGPLHSPLDSARSTRHHGLVERVQRDPRRMMSPLRRYVRQIDSSPYSPAYLSPPPEPSWRRTMPWGNFPMEKGHLFRLPSALNRTNSDSALHTSVMNPSPQDMYLGPSQGVPPPNRRSGFLDGDVDSKVFLFQVPPIEENFLDDNKHLLKPWDTKKLSSSSARPRSCEVPGIHIFPSPDQPANVPLIPTALNTGGSLPDLTSLHFPSPLPTPLDPDESNYPSLSGGSSTGNLANTMTHLGISSGMGLGTGYGSAGLTSPMQSSLSNPALQSSLSNPNLQASLRSQSLQSSLSNPSLQSSQSSSSIPSSMSNQSLPSSLSTPSLPSSLSTPSLPSSLSSQSMQSSPSNPSLQASFSSSSYSPLVQASINTSPRRRAPLSPLTLPMGGDSRRQHPKQFSPTMSPTLSSITQGVPLDTSKLPADQRLPPYPYNQPGLLVQSQQPLQQTQKPQHQTQPARQQQPSAPTQRPYLSEYQHNSSLQQQLGQPLGDFSVGSLEQFSMGESPPGSFPLNHNAFPEDLGALNYHSAESLGFSASGSSFHEPHLLSRQNLSNCSRHGPIPNIVLTGDSPPGISKEIASALAGVPGFEVDTSLGLEEDLKIEPLTLDGLSMLSDPYALLTDPAVEDSFRTDRLQ
- the CRTC2 gene encoding CREB-regulated transcription coactivator 2 isoform X3 → MAASGSGAGAGAGPGSSAGASNPRKFSEKIALQKQRQAEETAAFEEVMMEIGSTRLQAQKLRLAHSRGPYYSGSLPNVNQIGSSVSEFQGPLHSPLDSARSTRHHGLVERVQRDPRRMMSPLRRYVRQIDSSPYSPAYLSPPPEPSWRRTNSDSALHTSVMNPSPQDMYLGPSQGVPPPNRRSGFLDGDVDSKVFLFQVPPIEENFLDDNKHLLKPWDTKKLSSSSARPRSCEVPGIHIFPSPDQPANVPLIPTALNTGGSLPDLTSLHFPSPLPTPLDPDESNYPSLSGGSSTGNLANTMTHLGISSGMGLGTGYGSAGLTSPMQSSLSNPALQSSLSNPNLQASLRSQSLQSSLSNPSLQSSQSSSSIPSSMSNQSLPSSLSTPSLPSSLSTPSLPSSLSSQSMQSSPSNPSLQASFSSSSYSPLVQASINTSPRRRAPLSPLTLPMGGDSRRQHPKQFSPTMSPTLSSITQGVPLDTSKLPADQRLPPYPYNQPGLLVQSQQPLQQTQKPQHQTQPARQQQPSAPTQRPYLSEYQHNSSLQQQLGQPLGDFSVGSLEQFSMGESPPGSFPLNHNAFPEDLGALNYHSAESLGFSASGSSFHEPHLLSRQNLSNCSRHGPIPNIVLTGDSPPGISKEIASALAGVPGFEVDTSLGLEEDLKIEPLTLDGLSMLSDPYALLTDPAVEDSFRTDRLQ
- the CRTC2 gene encoding CREB-regulated transcription coactivator 2 isoform X2 is translated as MAASGSGAGAGAGPGSSAGASNPRKFSEKIALQKQRQAEETAAFEEVMMEIGSTRAQKLRLAHSRGPYYSGSLPNVNQIGSSVSEFQGPLHSPLDSARSTRHHGLVERVQRDPRRMMSPLRRYVRQIDSSPYSPAYLSPPPEPSWRRTMPWGNFPMEKGHLFRLPSALNRTNSDSALHTSVMNPSPQDMYLGPSQGVPPPNRRSGFLDGDVDSKVFLFQVPPIEENFLDDNKHLLKPWDTKKLSSSSARPRSCEVPGIHIFPSPDQPANVPLIPTALNTGGSLPDLTSLHFPSPLPTPLDPDESNYPSLSGGSSTGNLANTMTHLGISSGMGLGTGYGSAGLTSPMQSSLSNPALQSSLSNPNLQASLRSQSLQSSLSNPSLQSSQSSSSIPSSMSNQSLPSSLSTPSLPSSLSTPSLPSSLSSQSMQSSPSNPSLQASFSSSSYSPLVQASINTSPRRRAPLSPLTLPMGGDSRRQHPKQFSPTMSPTLSSITQGVPLDTSKLPADQRLPPYPYNQPGLLVQSQQPLQQTQKPQHQTQPARQQQPSAPTQRPYLSEYQHNSSLQQQLGQPLGDFSVGSLEQFSMGESPPGSFPLNHNAFPEDLGALNYHSAESLGFSASGSSFHEPHLLSRQNLSNCSRHGPIPNIVLTGDSPPGISKEIASALAGVPGFEVDTSLGLEEDLKIEPLTLDGLSMLSDPYALLTDPAVEDSFRTDRLQ
- the CRTC2 gene encoding CREB-regulated transcription coactivator 2 isoform X4 — encoded protein: MMSPLRRYVRQIDSSPYSPAYLSPPPEPSWRRTMPWGNFPMEKGHLFRLPSALNRTNSDSALHTSVMNPSPQDMYLGPSQGVPPPNRRSGFLDGDVDSKVFLFQVPPIEENFLDDNKHLLKPWDTKKLSSSSARPRSCEVPGIHIFPSPDQPANVPLIPTALNTGGSLPDLTSLHFPSPLPTPLDPDESNYPSLSGGSSTGNLANTMTHLGISSGMGLGTGYGSAGLTSPMQSSLSNPALQSSLSNPNLQASLRSQSLQSSLSNPSLQSSQSSSSIPSSMSNQSLPSSLSTPSLPSSLSTPSLPSSLSSQSMQSSPSNPSLQASFSSSSYSPLVQASINTSPRRRAPLSPLTLPMGGDSRRQHPKQFSPTMSPTLSSITQGVPLDTSKLPADQRLPPYPYNQPGLLVQSQQPLQQTQKPQHQTQPARQQQPSAPTQRPYLSEYQHNSSLQQQLGQPLGDFSVGSLEQFSMGESPPGSFPLNHNAFPEDLGALNYHSAESLGFSASGSSFHEPHLLSRQNLSNCSRHGPIPNIVLTGDSPPGISKEIASALAGVPGFEVDTSLGLEEDLKIEPLTLDGLSMLSDPYALLTDPAVEDSFRTDRLQ